The following are from one region of the Streptomyces decoyicus genome:
- a CDS encoding helix-turn-helix domain-containing protein codes for MAETLKKGSRVTGAAREKLAADLKKKYDSGASIRALAEETGRSYGFVHRMLSESGVVLRGRGGATRGKKAASA; via the coding sequence GTGGCCGAGACTCTGAAGAAGGGCAGCCGGGTAACCGGCGCCGCGCGCGAGAAGCTCGCGGCAGACCTGAAGAAGAAGTACGACTCCGGTGCGAGCATCCGGGCGCTGGCCGAGGAAACCGGCCGCTCCTACGGATTCGTGCACCGGATGCTCAGCGAATCCGGTGTGGTCCTGCGCGGTCGCGGCGGAGCCACGAGGGGCAAGAAGGCCGCATCGGCCTGA
- a CDS encoding SDR family oxidoreductase, translating into MDLGLTDRTYVVTGATRGLGFATARALVADGANVVITGRTEESAAAAAAPLGARALGVAADNADPEAPDRLVAAARERFGRLDGVLISVGGPPPGTAADNTDDQWRTAFESVFLGAVRLARTAAAELTEGGVIGFVLSGSVHEPIPGLTVSNGLRPGLAGFAKSLANEVGPRGIRVLGVLPGRIATDRMTQLDALSGDPEGSRARNSASIPLGRYGKPEEFGRVAAFLLSPAASYVSGVMVPVDGGALHGF; encoded by the coding sequence ATGGATCTTGGACTCACCGACCGGACGTACGTCGTCACCGGGGCGACCCGTGGCCTCGGCTTCGCCACCGCCCGTGCACTGGTCGCCGACGGCGCCAATGTCGTGATCACCGGACGCACCGAGGAGAGCGCGGCCGCGGCCGCCGCCCCCCTCGGCGCACGCGCGCTGGGCGTGGCGGCCGACAACGCCGACCCGGAGGCACCCGACCGTCTGGTGGCCGCGGCCAGGGAACGCTTCGGCCGCCTGGACGGAGTGCTCATCAGCGTGGGCGGCCCGCCGCCCGGCACCGCCGCCGACAACACCGACGACCAGTGGCGGACGGCCTTCGAGTCGGTCTTCCTCGGCGCGGTACGGCTGGCCCGTACGGCCGCCGCCGAGCTGACGGAGGGCGGCGTGATCGGCTTTGTGCTGTCCGGTTCGGTGCATGAGCCGATCCCCGGTCTGACCGTCTCCAACGGGCTCCGCCCCGGCCTCGCCGGCTTCGCCAAGTCGCTGGCCAACGAGGTGGGCCCACGCGGCATCCGCGTCCTCGGCGTACTGCCCGGCCGGATCGCCACCGACCGGATGACCCAGCTCGACGCGCTCTCCGGCGACCCGGAGGGCTCCCGCGCCCGCAACTCCGCGTCGATCCCGCTGGGCCGCTACGGCAAGCCGGAGGAGTTCGGCCGGGTCGCCGCGTTCCTGCTGTCGCCGGCCGCGTCGTATGTCAGCGGCGTGATGGTGCCCGTGGACGGCGGGGCGCTGCACGGCTTCTGA
- the amaP gene encoding alkaline shock response membrane anchor protein AmaP, giving the protein MRRVRRTINRVLLGLTGVVLLGTGGLALFGGLGLPAKWHLRLPAHWPWSRPDDVLLPAHRRTHWTGQGWFWPLVILVLAVFVLLVLWWLLTQFRRHRLDEILVDSGDGEGALLRGRALKDVLAAETESLEGVDRAGVLLTGRRSTPRIRAVLALVPHADPGTVVRRLSDEALDRARRSAGLDHLPADIRLRAVKHRPERVS; this is encoded by the coding sequence ATGCGCAGGGTCCGCAGAACGATCAACCGGGTGCTGCTCGGCCTGACCGGTGTGGTGCTGCTCGGCACCGGTGGCCTGGCGCTGTTCGGCGGCCTCGGCCTGCCGGCGAAATGGCATCTGCGCCTGCCCGCCCACTGGCCCTGGTCCCGCCCCGACGACGTGCTGCTCCCCGCGCACCGGCGCACCCACTGGACCGGCCAGGGCTGGTTCTGGCCCCTTGTCATCCTCGTCCTGGCCGTCTTCGTGCTGCTGGTGCTGTGGTGGCTGCTGACCCAGTTCCGGCGCCACCGGCTGGACGAGATCCTCGTCGACAGCGGCGACGGCGAGGGCGCCCTGCTGCGCGGCCGGGCGCTGAAGGACGTCCTCGCGGCCGAAACGGAGTCGCTGGAGGGCGTCGACCGGGCCGGTGTGCTGCTGACGGGCCGCCGGAGCACACCGCGGATCCGGGCCGTGCTGGCCCTCGTCCCGCACGCCGACCCGGGGACCGTGGTCCGGCGTCTGTCGGACGAGGCGCTGGACCGTGCCCGCCGCTCGGCCGGGCTCGACCACCTGCCGGCGGACATCCGGCTGCGCGCGGTCAAGCACCGGCCCGAACGGGTCAGTTAG
- a CDS encoding DUF6286 domain-containing protein codes for MSDDDAELPDTRRLPTLDKTPDAPAGPTPSAPDPAATSTADDDRTGRFWSDRRVPATVVALLLLAAAGLLLYDVAAVRADRSAMAWRRRLAHELATRHLDDPWVLGAAAVAAVLGIWLIVLAVTPGLRQVLPMRHVAPDVRSGLDRAAAALVLRDRAMEVAGVQSVRMKVSRRKAKAHAVSHFRELDEVRADLDAALGEGLRQLGPARRLGLTVDVRRPKKR; via the coding sequence ATGAGCGACGACGACGCGGAGCTGCCGGACACCCGGCGGCTGCCCACCCTCGACAAAACGCCGGACGCGCCGGCCGGGCCGACGCCCTCCGCCCCGGACCCGGCCGCCACGAGCACCGCGGACGACGACCGGACCGGGCGCTTCTGGTCGGACCGGCGGGTGCCGGCCACCGTGGTCGCGCTGCTGCTGCTGGCCGCCGCGGGCCTGCTGCTCTACGACGTGGCCGCGGTGCGCGCCGACCGCTCCGCGATGGCCTGGCGCCGGCGGCTCGCCCATGAACTGGCCACCCGTCATCTCGACGACCCCTGGGTGCTGGGCGCCGCCGCGGTCGCGGCGGTGCTCGGTATCTGGCTGATCGTGCTGGCCGTCACCCCCGGACTGCGCCAGGTGCTGCCGATGCGGCACGTGGCCCCGGACGTCCGTTCCGGGCTGGACCGGGCGGCCGCCGCGCTGGTGCTGCGCGACCGTGCCATGGAGGTCGCCGGCGTCCAGTCCGTGCGGATGAAGGTCAGCCGTCGCAAGGCCAAGGCGCACGCCGTCTCGCACTTCCGTGAGCTGGACGAGGTCCGCGCCGACCTCGACGCCGCGCTCGGCGAGGGTCTGCGGCAGCTGGGGCCGGCCCGCCGGCTCGGCCTGACCGTGGACGTCCGGCGCCCGAAGAAGAGGTGA
- a CDS encoding Asp23/Gls24 family envelope stress response protein: protein MATVSPAAAAAGVAAGERGQTRIADRVVAKIAAQAAREALRGESPQAPTDAHATVTVHRRDDRGHFGEARVRIAVELGYPSDIGGQCRVVRRQVAERVKALASMEVPEVAVEVERLHSPLLEGTRGRVR from the coding sequence GTGGCGACGGTGTCCCCGGCCGCCGCTGCCGCCGGCGTGGCGGCGGGTGAGCGCGGCCAGACCAGAATCGCGGACCGGGTGGTGGCGAAGATCGCCGCGCAGGCGGCCCGGGAGGCACTGCGCGGCGAGTCCCCGCAGGCCCCCACGGACGCGCATGCGACGGTGACGGTGCACCGGCGCGATGACCGCGGGCACTTCGGCGAGGCACGGGTGCGGATCGCCGTGGAACTGGGCTACCCCTCCGACATCGGCGGGCAGTGCCGGGTGGTGCGCCGTCAGGTCGCCGAGCGGGTGAAGGCGTTGGCGAGCATGGAGGTCCCCGAGGTCGCGGTGGAGGTCGAGCGGCTGCACTCCCCGCTGCTGGAAGGCACCCGCGGGAGGGTGCGATGA
- a CDS encoding Asp23/Gls24 family envelope stress response protein, producing MSESQQHAEGPRTPAKRGGGDPATRGRTTIADGVVEKIAGLAARDVVGVHAMGSGFARTLGAVRDRVPGGGRSATATRGVKAEVGEVQTALDLEIVVDYGVAIADIARSVRENVISAVERMTGLEVVEVNIAVSDVKLPDEEDEEEGAEPRLH from the coding sequence ATGAGCGAGAGCCAGCAGCATGCGGAGGGACCCCGGACTCCTGCCAAGCGGGGCGGCGGCGACCCCGCGACCCGTGGGCGGACCACCATCGCCGACGGTGTCGTGGAGAAGATCGCCGGTCTGGCGGCCCGGGACGTCGTCGGCGTGCATGCGATGGGCAGCGGTTTCGCCCGTACGCTCGGCGCCGTACGCGACCGGGTGCCCGGCGGCGGCAGGTCCGCGACCGCGACCCGCGGGGTCAAGGCCGAGGTCGGCGAGGTGCAGACCGCGCTGGACCTGGAGATCGTGGTCGACTACGGCGTCGCCATCGCCGATATCGCGCGCTCCGTCCGGGAGAACGTCATCTCCGCCGTGGAGCGGATGACGGGCCTGGAGGTCGTCGAGGTCAATATCGCGGTCAGCGACGTCAAGCTGCCCGACGAGGAAGACGAAGAAGAAGGAGCGGAGCCCCGGCTCCACTGA
- a CDS encoding ABC-F family ATP-binding cassette domain-containing protein: MITASGLELRAGARILIESASFRIAKGDRIGLVGRNGAGKTTLTKVLAGEGIPAAGTVTRSGDVGYLPQDPRTGDLDVLARDRILSARDLDSVLRKMRENEDRMAKGKGATRDKAMKKYERLETEFLTKGGYAAEAEAATIAASLGLPDRILGQPLHTLSGGQRRRVELARILFSDSDTLLLDEPTNHLDADSIVWLRDYLKTYRGGFIVISHDVDLVETVVNKVFYLDANRSNIDIYNMGWKLYQQQREADEKRRKRERQNAEKKAAALNSQADKMRAKATKTVAAQNMAKRADKLLAGLEAVRASDKVAKLRFPDPAPCGKTPLTAEGLSKSYGSLEIFTDVDLAIDKGSRVVILGLNGAGKTTLLRLLAGVETPDTGEVRPGHGLKLGYYAQEHETLDPDRTVLENMRSAAPDMDLVAIRKTLGSFLFSGDDVDKPAGVLSGGEKTRLALATLVVSSANVLLLDEPTNNLDPASREEILGALHTFTGAVVLVSHDEGAVDALEPERIILLPDGVEDLWGQDYADLVALA, translated from the coding sequence GTGATCACCGCCTCCGGCCTCGAGCTGCGTGCCGGCGCCCGCATCCTCATCGAGTCCGCTTCCTTCCGTATCGCCAAGGGCGACCGCATCGGCCTGGTCGGCCGCAACGGCGCCGGCAAGACCACCCTCACCAAGGTGCTGGCGGGCGAGGGCATCCCCGCCGCCGGCACGGTCACCCGCTCCGGCGACGTCGGCTATCTGCCGCAGGACCCGCGCACCGGCGACCTGGACGTGCTCGCCCGCGACCGCATCCTGTCCGCCCGTGATCTGGACTCCGTGCTCCGCAAGATGCGGGAGAACGAGGACCGGATGGCCAAAGGCAAGGGCGCCACCCGCGACAAGGCGATGAAGAAGTACGAGCGCCTGGAGACCGAGTTCCTGACCAAGGGCGGCTACGCCGCCGAGGCGGAGGCCGCGACCATCGCCGCCAGCCTCGGCCTGCCCGACCGCATCCTCGGCCAGCCGCTCCATACGCTCTCCGGCGGTCAGCGCCGCCGCGTCGAGCTGGCCCGGATCCTGTTCTCGGACTCCGACACCCTGCTGCTCGACGAGCCGACCAACCACCTCGACGCGGACTCGATCGTCTGGCTGCGCGACTACCTCAAGACCTACCGCGGCGGCTTCATCGTGATCTCGCACGATGTCGACCTGGTCGAGACCGTCGTCAACAAGGTGTTCTACCTCGACGCCAACCGCTCGAACATCGACATCTACAACATGGGCTGGAAGCTCTACCAGCAGCAGCGCGAGGCCGACGAGAAGCGCCGCAAGCGCGAGCGGCAGAACGCCGAGAAGAAGGCCGCGGCCCTCAACAGCCAGGCCGACAAGATGCGGGCCAAGGCCACCAAGACCGTCGCCGCGCAGAACATGGCCAAGCGCGCCGACAAGTTGCTCGCCGGCCTGGAGGCGGTGCGCGCCTCCGACAAGGTCGCCAAGCTGCGCTTCCCGGACCCGGCGCCGTGCGGCAAGACCCCGCTCACCGCCGAGGGCCTGTCGAAGTCCTACGGCTCCCTGGAGATCTTCACCGACGTCGACCTGGCCATCGACAAGGGCTCCCGGGTCGTCATCCTCGGCCTCAACGGTGCGGGCAAGACCACCCTGCTGCGCCTGCTGGCCGGCGTCGAGACACCGGACACCGGCGAGGTCCGCCCCGGGCACGGCCTCAAGCTCGGCTACTACGCCCAGGAGCACGAGACCCTGGACCCGGACCGCACGGTCCTGGAGAACATGCGCTCGGCCGCCCCGGACATGGACCTGGTGGCCATCCGCAAGACGCTGGGTTCCTTCCTCTTCTCCGGGGACGACGTCGACAAGCCCGCCGGGGTGCTCTCCGGCGGCGAGAAGACCCGCCTCGCCCTGGCGACGCTGGTCGTCTCCTCCGCCAATGTGCTGCTGCTCGACGAGCCCACCAACAACCTCGACCCGGCCAGCCGCGAGGAGATCCTCGGCGCGCTGCACACCTTCACGGGTGCGGTGGTCCTGGTGTCGCACGACGAGGGCGCGGTGGACGCACTGGAGCCGGAGCGCATCATCCTGCTGCCCGACGGCGTCGAGGACCTGTGGGGCCAGGACTACGCGGACCTCGTCGCGCTGGCCTGA
- a CDS encoding enoyl-CoA hydratase/isomerase family protein codes for MTLLDKHGVRLTVDGAIATVTLANAAKRNAQSPAMWRALAEAGSVLPGTVRVAVLRGEGQSFSAGLDRQAFTPEGFDGEPSFIDLARGSDSELDATIAEYQEAFTWWRRNDLVSIAAVQGHAIGAGFQLALACDLRVVAPDVQFAMRETSLGLVPDLTGTHPLVGLVGYARALEICATGRFVHAEEAERIGLANLVVPADELDATVADLAAALTAPPRDAVIETKALLAGAAGRTYEEQRRAERAAQARRLRDLAGVGE; via the coding sequence ATGACTCTGCTCGACAAGCACGGTGTGCGACTCACCGTTGACGGTGCGATCGCCACAGTGACCCTCGCCAACGCGGCGAAGCGCAATGCGCAGTCGCCGGCCATGTGGCGGGCGCTTGCCGAGGCGGGTTCGGTGCTGCCCGGAACTGTGCGGGTGGCAGTGCTGCGTGGTGAGGGCCAGTCCTTCTCCGCGGGCCTCGACCGTCAGGCGTTCACGCCCGAAGGCTTCGACGGCGAGCCGTCGTTCATCGATCTGGCGCGCGGCTCGGACAGCGAGCTGGATGCCACGATCGCCGAGTACCAGGAAGCGTTCACCTGGTGGCGGCGCAATGACCTGGTGTCCATCGCCGCCGTGCAGGGCCATGCCATCGGCGCGGGCTTCCAGCTCGCCCTGGCCTGCGATCTGCGGGTGGTCGCGCCGGACGTCCAATTCGCCATGCGCGAGACCAGCCTGGGACTCGTACCGGACCTGACCGGTACCCATCCCCTGGTCGGGCTGGTGGGCTACGCCCGGGCGCTGGAGATCTGCGCCACCGGGCGCTTCGTGCATGCCGAGGAGGCCGAGCGGATCGGCCTCGCCAACCTCGTGGTGCCCGCGGACGAACTCGATGCCACGGTGGCCGACCTGGCCGCCGCGCTCACCGCCCCGCCGCGCGACGCCGTCATCGAGACCAAGGCGCTGCTGGCCGGCGCCGCGGGCCGTACGTACGAGGAGCAGCGACGCGCCGAACGGGCCGCCCAGGCGCGCCGGCTGCGCGACCTCGCGGGCGTGGGGGAGTAG